Proteins found in one Hevea brasiliensis isolate MT/VB/25A 57/8 chromosome 18, ASM3005281v1, whole genome shotgun sequence genomic segment:
- the LOC131175850 gene encoding uncharacterized protein LOC131175850, translating to MNIDKALYDLRESVSLMPLSTCQKLEVGELKPITISLQLADRSVKYPVGILKNIPIKVGKFFILVDFIVLEMKEDVQISIILGRPFLATAGAIIDVKNGRLTLKVEDEEVEFNMFNKMKHKLEADECFKDAF from the coding sequence ATGAATATAGACAAGGCCCTCTATGATCTTAGGGAGAGTGTAAGTCTGATGCCCTTATCAACATGTCAAAAGTTAGAGGTAGGAGAGCTTAAACCTATAACAATTTCACTGCAACTGGCTGATCGATCTGTCAAATACCCTGTGGGCATCCTAAAAAACATCCCCATCAAAGTGGGAAAATTCTTTATCCTAGTTGATTTTATTGTCTTAGAGATGAAGGAAGATGTCCAAAtttctatcatcttgggaagacctttcttggcaaccGCTGGAGCTATCATAGATGTTAAGAATGGGCGGTTAACTCTCAAAGTAGAAGATGAAGAGGTAGAATTCAACATGTTTAACAAGATGAAACACAAACTTGAAGCTGATGAATGCTTTAAGGATGCCTTTTGA